The proteins below come from a single Chryseobacterium sp. MA9 genomic window:
- a CDS encoding energy transducer TonB, translating to MSVHAQMDSIEIKKYQIEQDKIWDSICTAETQLALEEIKLGKLTYVIPKGMVEMFDSDKELNQLLKKYKIKTTPQGIFCTVPYEKQFCYGDLMNKEIEKLYGSNFIEKKREEAEKIYITKNIYKIFPGNECDRNHSIYPLAKNVDEYIDRYRGDYFKDFTYPANYIHRKEGDLYSHTDIEFILTRKGKIKNLKVHSTFHNPYNQKFAKEFEEKAKYFIQNISWIPNKKSEIIVKSKETLTFLYDKYDK from the coding sequence ATGAGTGTACATGCACAAATGGATAGCATTGAAATTAAAAAATATCAAATAGAACAAGACAAAATATGGGATTCAATCTGTACTGCAGAGACCCAATTAGCTCTTGAGGAAATTAAGCTTGGGAAGCTGACATATGTAATTCCAAAAGGAATGGTAGAAATGTTTGACAGTGATAAAGAATTGAACCAACTATTAAAAAAGTATAAAATCAAAACTACTCCTCAAGGAATATTTTGTACTGTACCTTATGAAAAACAGTTTTGTTACGGTGATCTCATGAATAAAGAAATTGAAAAATTGTATGGTTCAAATTTTATTGAGAAAAAAAGAGAAGAAGCTGAAAAAATATATATTACAAAAAACATTTATAAAATTTTTCCCGGGAATGAATGTGATAGAAATCACTCCATTTATCCTCTGGCAAAAAATGTAGATGAATACATTGATAGATATAGAGGGGATTATTTCAAAGATTTTACCTATCCGGCTAATTATATACATAGAAAAGAGGGAGACCTCTATTCACATACTGATATTGAATTTATATTAACCAGAAAAGGTAAAATAAAAAATTTAAAGGTGCATTCAACTTTTCATAATCCTTATAATCAAAAATTCGCTAAAGAATTTGAAGAAAAAGCAAAATATTTTATTCAAAATATCTCTTGGATTCCTAATAAAAAGTCTGAAATTATTGTAAAGAGTAAAGAAACTCTCACTTTTCTCTATGATAAATATGACAAATAA
- a CDS encoding phosphodiester glycosidase family protein, with translation MTKTLEIKNKRCNIKSIRYFLLSLLLFSSFCCKEKVKDDTRFIIYQVNPEKHNIQLYWKNNKGELLKSIDHLNLDVRSRKEKLVFAMNGGMFETGNAPKGLYIENFNTLKPIDTLKGVGNFYLQPNGIFYLTQNKRAGIVETKKYRQSKNIRYSTQSGPMLITNGNINPIFQENSKNLNIRNGVGILENGELIFAMSKKEVSFYTLAQFFKNLGCKDALYLDGYVSRTYLPAKNWIQKDGNFGVMIGVTESEK, from the coding sequence ATGACCAAAACTCTCGAAATAAAAAACAAGAGATGTAATATAAAATCAATCCGTTACTTTCTCCTTTCACTGCTGCTCTTCTCTAGCTTTTGTTGTAAAGAAAAAGTAAAGGATGATACTCGTTTTATTATTTATCAGGTGAATCCTGAGAAACACAATATACAATTGTATTGGAAAAATAATAAAGGGGAACTCCTGAAAAGTATTGATCATCTTAATCTTGATGTTCGGTCTAGAAAAGAAAAATTAGTATTCGCTATGAACGGAGGAATGTTTGAGACCGGCAACGCTCCGAAAGGTCTGTATATTGAAAATTTTAACACCCTAAAACCTATAGACACACTGAAGGGCGTCGGAAACTTTTATCTTCAACCTAACGGAATATTTTATTTAACCCAAAACAAACGGGCAGGAATTGTTGAAACTAAAAAATACAGGCAAAGTAAAAACATCAGATATTCTACCCAATCCGGGCCAATGCTGATAACAAATGGAAACATCAACCCGATCTTTCAGGAAAATTCTAAAAATCTGAACATCAGAAACGGCGTAGGAATTCTGGAAAACGGAGAACTCATTTTTGCGATGTCTAAGAAAGAAGTCAGTTTTTATACCCTAGCACAGTTTTTCAAAAATTTAGGCTGTAAAGATGCTCTTTATCTTGATGGGTATGTTTCAAGAACCTATCTCCCGGCAAAAAACTGGATTCAGAAAGACGGAAATTTTGGAGTGATGATAGGAGTTACAGAGTCTGAAAAATAA
- a CDS encoding dihydrofolate reductase family protein, translating into MKKVILDLATTLDGFIEGPNGETDWCIMDDDMDFDGFLTGIDTIFYGRVSYDAWGNYQPEENAGPEEQKLWEAIHSKNKFVFSSQNREDENAVFISSDILEKVSEIKKQGGKDIWLYGGASLIKTFIQHNLIDTYRISVHPIALGKGKPLFEDLKEKLNLKLVATNVFKSGVVQIIYEA; encoded by the coding sequence ATGAAAAAAGTAATATTAGACCTTGCCACTACATTAGACGGATTTATTGAAGGTCCCAATGGAGAAACAGATTGGTGTATCATGGATGATGATATGGATTTTGATGGGTTTCTGACAGGGATAGACACCATTTTTTACGGAAGAGTAAGCTATGATGCATGGGGAAATTATCAGCCGGAAGAAAATGCAGGTCCGGAAGAACAAAAACTCTGGGAAGCCATTCATTCAAAAAATAAATTTGTGTTTTCCAGTCAAAACAGAGAAGATGAAAATGCCGTTTTCATCAGTTCTGATATTTTAGAAAAAGTTTCTGAAATAAAAAAACAGGGTGGAAAAGACATCTGGCTGTATGGAGGAGCAAGTCTTATTAAAACATTTATCCAGCATAATCTGATTGATACCTACAGGATATCTGTTCATCCGATTGCCTTAGGAAAAGGAAAACCACTTTTTGAAGATTTAAAGGAAAAATTAAATTTAAAACTGGTAGCTACTAATGTTTTTAAATCCGGTGTGGTACAAATTATTTACGAAGCTTAA
- a CDS encoding VOC family protein, which translates to MNAQLETIILYVKNVQLLRNFYVDYFNLKVIEEDPIWVLLDAGGAHIGLHKIGDQYLEKIEAGHLFDNNTKLVFEIDIDIESARNELVSKNIQMKEIKTFEDYPFWLCDGTDPEGNVFQLKSKK; encoded by the coding sequence ATGAATGCCCAGCTTGAAACTATTATTCTGTATGTAAAAAACGTGCAGTTGCTCAGGAACTTTTATGTGGATTATTTTAATCTGAAAGTGATTGAGGAAGATCCAATCTGGGTTTTGCTTGATGCCGGAGGTGCCCATATCGGATTACATAAAATAGGAGACCAGTATCTTGAAAAAATAGAAGCCGGACATCTTTTCGACAATAATACCAAACTCGTTTTTGAAATTGATATTGATATAGAATCTGCAAGAAATGAACTGGTCTCAAAAAACATTCAGATGAAAGAGATCAAAACTTTTGAGGACTACCCTTTCTGGCTCTGTGACGGAACTGATCCGGAAGGAAATGTTTTTCAATTAAAAAGCAAAAAATAA
- a CDS encoding serine hydrolase: protein MKSIVTCFILLLAAGPLFSQKSKQLEQVFSTYEKAGLFSGSVLIAEKGKIIFEKSYGYRNASKKEKNTNNSLYRVFSTTKMFTATVIFQLEEEGKLSLNDKLSKYYPDFPKGDSITLAHLLSHTSGIPNDTNSEYTVDEETFLKYISAKPLNFSPGKDWDYSNSGYYILSYIIKKVTGMNYDKAIEDYILKPLKMNHSGFNFNNVTDENKALGYEFLSDNMSNEALRFKTDHPFGAGAMYSTVEDLFKFNEALKNYTILKKETIDKAFTPYLKDHYGLGFQISTVFDKKRVGHNGGGPGYRSRYYRVLEDDICLVLISNSELSHTDFITPLVEKILYNKPYSIPAIAKVSAEDLKKLEGVYSTENSNFYINSTDGQLIFKEGSYPRNSLLPLSKTSFQLDEKFSCTFKPDQNGKIDTVVIQFWDGTVKTAKRNTNNLTWGIIGNATPNGWEGKDIPLQTNSKTPNIYFLKNYKLNKGNLKFRFNNDWGYNLGLNNDNKSIAFDAYDFPINEDGIYDIVLDMTNTVKPQYSIKKSNP from the coding sequence ATGAAATCTATTGTAACGTGCTTTATTTTATTACTTGCAGCCGGACCTCTTTTTTCTCAAAAATCCAAACAGCTGGAACAGGTATTCTCAACGTATGAAAAGGCCGGTTTGTTTAGTGGTTCAGTTCTAATTGCAGAAAAAGGAAAGATTATTTTTGAAAAAAGCTACGGCTATAGAAATGCTTCTAAAAAAGAGAAAAATACCAATAACAGCCTTTATCGGGTTTTCTCTACCACAAAAATGTTCACTGCCACCGTTATTTTTCAGCTGGAAGAAGAGGGAAAATTATCTTTGAATGACAAGCTTTCGAAATACTATCCGGATTTTCCAAAAGGCGACAGCATTACTCTTGCCCATTTGCTTTCCCATACATCAGGAATTCCCAATGATACAAATTCTGAGTATACTGTAGATGAAGAAACATTTTTAAAATATATTTCTGCAAAACCTTTGAATTTTTCCCCCGGTAAAGATTGGGATTACTCCAATTCCGGGTATTATATTCTCAGCTATATCATTAAGAAAGTTACTGGCATGAACTACGATAAAGCGATTGAAGATTATATCCTGAAACCTTTGAAAATGAATCATAGTGGATTCAACTTCAATAATGTTACTGATGAAAATAAAGCATTGGGTTATGAATTTTTATCTGATAACATGTCAAACGAGGCATTACGTTTCAAAACCGATCACCCTTTTGGTGCAGGAGCTATGTATTCTACAGTGGAAGACCTTTTTAAGTTCAATGAAGCGCTAAAGAATTATACTATCCTGAAAAAAGAAACGATAGATAAAGCTTTTACTCCTTACCTTAAGGATCATTATGGATTAGGGTTTCAGATTTCAACTGTTTTTGACAAAAAACGGGTAGGTCATAATGGCGGTGGGCCAGGTTACAGAAGCAGATATTACAGAGTCCTGGAAGATGATATTTGTCTGGTTTTAATTTCAAATTCAGAATTATCACACACAGATTTTATTACTCCGCTGGTAGAAAAAATACTGTACAATAAACCTTATAGCATTCCAGCTATTGCAAAAGTGAGTGCGGAGGATTTAAAAAAACTGGAAGGCGTTTATTCTACTGAAAATTCAAACTTCTACATAAATAGTACAGATGGGCAACTGATCTTCAAAGAAGGCAGTTACCCCAGAAACTCTTTATTACCGTTAAGTAAAACATCATTTCAGCTTGATGAAAAATTTTCCTGCACATTTAAACCTGATCAAAATGGAAAAATAGATACTGTTGTCATCCAATTTTGGGATGGAACGGTGAAAACTGCGAAAAGAAATACCAATAATCTTACCTGGGGAATCATTGGAAATGCAACTCCTAACGGCTGGGAGGGAAAAGATATTCCACTACAGACAAATTCTAAAACTCCGAATATTTATTTCCTTAAAAACTATAAACTGAATAAAGGGAATCTTAAATTCAGGTTTAATAATGACTGGGGATACAACCTCGGACTGAATAATGATAATAAAAGTATTGCCTTTGATGCCTACGATTTCCCTATCAATGAAGACGGAATTTATGATATTGTTCTCGATATGACAAATACTGTAAAACCACAATACAGCATCAAAAAATCAAATCCATAA
- a CDS encoding 5-carboxymethyl-2-hydroxymuconate Delta-isomerase, translating into MPHFIIDCSQDILQQRTPDELMDVVYKAADATGLFAPNDIKVRLQPYQYYRLGTGKKNFLHVFGYIMQGRNTEQKAHLSKEISMRLSELLPEISFLSVNISDFEAATYSNKALINPENTDNNRHFGL; encoded by the coding sequence ATGCCTCATTTTATTATAGATTGTTCACAGGATATTCTTCAGCAAAGAACACCTGATGAATTAATGGATGTCGTCTACAAAGCGGCTGACGCTACAGGTCTATTTGCTCCCAATGATATTAAAGTCAGACTTCAGCCCTATCAGTATTACAGATTAGGTACAGGTAAGAAAAATTTCCTGCATGTGTTCGGATATATTATGCAGGGACGCAATACGGAACAAAAAGCCCATCTTTCAAAAGAGATTAGTATGAGGCTTTCAGAATTATTACCTGAAATTTCTTTTCTTTCTGTAAACATCAGCGATTTTGAAGCAGCAACATACAGTAACAAAGCTCTCATTAATCCTGAAAATACAGATAACAACCGGCATTTCGGATTATAA
- a CDS encoding DinB family protein produces the protein MSLKALVNKSVQYNNWVVNKYIDWLSTKSDEQLNQETISSFPTILKTLHHIWQTQEYWWSHISEKNDFDFTKTTETTDKEDIFNAIKNNSQKLVDYVESLSEDDLSKNVKIESQWFQCDFSKYEYIQHAILHGTYHRGQIVTMGRNIGITDAPMTDFNFWNIYKDKQ, from the coding sequence ATGAGCTTAAAAGCATTAGTTAACAAAAGCGTACAGTACAACAACTGGGTAGTCAATAAATACATCGACTGGTTATCCACAAAGTCTGACGAGCAGCTTAATCAGGAAACAATTTCAAGTTTTCCAACAATCTTAAAAACCTTACATCATATCTGGCAGACCCAGGAATACTGGTGGAGCCATATTTCTGAAAAAAATGATTTTGATTTTACTAAAACTACAGAAACAACTGACAAAGAAGATATTTTCAATGCCATTAAAAACAATTCACAAAAGCTGGTAGATTATGTGGAAAGTCTCTCTGAAGATGATCTTTCAAAGAATGTAAAGATAGAATCTCAATGGTTTCAGTGTGATTTTTCAAAATATGAATACATTCAGCATGCCATTCTTCACGGAACTTATCACAGAGGGCAAATTGTAACCATGGGACGAAATATCGGAATAACAGACGCTCCTATGACCGATTTTAACTTCTGGAATATTTATAAAGACAAGCAATAA